The following is a genomic window from Chryseobacterium sp. StRB126.
TATGCATTACAATAGGCTGAAAGCAGAACAGATTATTTCTGTTTACTCAATGATTATTTTAGAAATTGAATCTTGCCAGGAAGAATAATTCGAGGCTATCATTACAAAAAAAATACCGAAGTCTCATTTCAGAGAAAAAATCTTTCCTTAAAATTAATTTTGAACAGCAAAAATTAAAGAATTATGGCAATTTTGCCGCTAAGCTTTCTGGTAAAAGCCTAAGGATATGATAAATCATTTTCCATTTGAAATTAGGAACAATTGTAAAGCCATTTCCGGCATTCACAATATATTTCGCTACATAATCTGGTTCCATAATTAAGGATTCATTGAGTTCTAACCCTTCATTAATCTTTGTTCGGATATACCCTATCACCAAAGCATTAACCGTTATTTTTCTGGACGCTAGCTCTTGTCTTAATCCTGCAAGATATTGGGTGAAAGCAGCCTTAGTACTTCCATACACAAAATTACTTTTTCTTCCTCTTACTCCGGATAATGAAGATAGTCCGATGATTCTTTCCAGGTTTTTATTGCTTTCATCCATAGCAATAATGCTTAGAATAGACACTCCGCCCATATAATTAACCTCCATCATTTGTTTGGCTCCTTTAAAATCTCTCAAAGCCTTTTGATTATCCACAAGAAAACCTGCGGAATATACAGCAATATGAGGTTTTACAGCAAGTTCGTTATAAAACTGTTGATGAGAATCAAAGTCTGCAGCATCAAAATATAGCACCGTCACTTTATTCTGATCCAGATTATTGGATCTCATAAAATCTTCCAGTGATTTGGTATTTCTGGAAGCCGCCATTACAGAAAATCCTTTTTCAAGGTATTGGATAATGCTCTGTTTTGCTACATCTGAATTGGCTCCTAAAATGAGAACCGTTTTGCTTGTGTTTTGATTCATGGGGCAAAGATAATTTTTTATTGAATATTACTTTTACCGATAGCAACAAATGAATTTATACATTATAACGTTTTGATAATAAAAAAATGTTTTCATGAGATTCTTCATTACGCCATGCTTCATTCAGAATGACAGCATTGATATTGAATACTCATTAATATACACTCAAGTCCCATTAACAAACAGTATATTTAAAATAGAGCTATAAAAAATTGCGGCGGGTGAACGAAGTTCACCCGCCGCAGCCAAATATTTTCAAACTGAATTAAATTATTTCTTTTCTTCAGTTTCTGTCTCTTTTTTATCCGCTGATTTATCAGCCGTTTTTGCTTTATCTCCGAAACGATTTTCTGTCATTTCTCTAGAAACAGCAGCTTTTTCAAATTTCAGTTTTCCGGATAATGTTTCGATTACAAAACCGTCATCCTGAACCTGAGCAATTCTTCCGTGAAGACCAGAAGTAAGGACTACTCTAGTACCTACTTTAAGGGTTTCCTGAAAGTTTTTTTCTTGTTTTTGTTTCTTCATCTGAGGTCTGATCATCAGGAAATAAAACCCTACAAACATCACACCCATCATGATCAGCATCATAGATGAAGAACCTTGTGGCTGTGCCTGTAAAAATAATGTCAACATATTTTAAAAATTATGGTTGAATGTTCGCAGTGAACGTTAATTTGATTGGAGCCTTCTCTACGTTTGCAAAAACATCTGCATACTTCTGAACGTTTCCATCAAAGCTTGAAGAGTCAAAATGCAATGTAATTTTTCCTTTTTTACCAGGCATGATAGGCTCTTTTGTAAAATCAGGAGCAGTACATCCGCATCCGGGCTTTACTTCAGAAATCACCAATGGATTTTTTCCTGTATTGGTAACTTCATAAACGTGCTCTACTTTATCTCCTTTTTTAATTTTTCCGAAATCGAAATTGCTTTCAGATAAAGCGATAGAAGTAGATGGTTCGTTAGAAACCGGAGCAGCAGGAGCTTCTCCTGTTACAGATGTAGCAGCAGAGTCAGCTGTTACTGGAGTTCCTAGAGCCGTAGAATCAGTAGCTACAGCCTCAGGGCTTTGAGTTTCTTTGTTTTCTTTTTTACATGAAACTAATCCAAAGCCTATAATTGACAAGGCGATAATTGATAACGTCTTTTTCATTTTATATTCTATTTTGATCTTTACAATATTTATCTAAAATACCATTAATGAAGATATTCGAACGGTCTGTAGCAAACACTTTTGCAATCTCAATATATTCATTAATAATTACTCTTGAAGGGGTGAAGGCGAAGTTATCAAGCTCTGAAATAGCAGTTGATAAGATCACTTTGTCCATCAGGGAAATTCTTTCAAGATCCCAGTTTTCCAATC
Proteins encoded in this region:
- a CDS encoding SDR family NAD(P)-dependent oxidoreductase, with the protein product MNQNTSKTVLILGANSDVAKQSIIQYLEKGFSVMAASRNTKSLEDFMRSNNLDQNKVTVLYFDAADFDSHQQFYNELAVKPHIAVYSAGFLVDNQKALRDFKGAKQMMEVNYMGGVSILSIIAMDESNKNLERIIGLSSLSGVRGRKSNFVYGSTKAAFTQYLAGLRQELASRKITVNALVIGYIRTKINEGLELNESLIMEPDYVAKYIVNAGNGFTIVPNFKWKMIYHILRLLPESLAAKLP
- the yajC gene encoding preprotein translocase subunit YajC, which translates into the protein MLTLFLQAQPQGSSSMMLIMMGVMFVGFYFLMIRPQMKKQKQEKNFQETLKVGTRVVLTSGLHGRIAQVQDDGFVIETLSGKLKFEKAAVSREMTENRFGDKAKTADKSADKKETETEEKK
- a CDS encoding DUF1573 domain-containing protein produces the protein MKKTLSIIALSIIGFGLVSCKKENKETQSPEAVATDSTALGTPVTADSAATSVTGEAPAAPVSNEPSTSIALSESNFDFGKIKKGDKVEHVYEVTNTGKNPLVISEVKPGCGCTAPDFTKEPIMPGKKGKITLHFDSSSFDGNVQKYADVFANVEKAPIKLTFTANIQP